The window AGGCATTCAACAAGTGTCGCCACATCACGGATTCCCAGATTAAACCCCTGCCCCGCGATGGGATGAAGTGTCTGAGCCGCATTACCAATCACGGCAAACCGGTGAGATACAGTCCTTGAGCGCACCGTCAGTTTCAACGGGTACACAGCCCGGCTTCCGGCCCGTAATATTTTTCCCAAACGCCAGCCAAAAACCTGTTGTAACTTTTCAGCAAAACCATCATCAGAGGAAATACTTTCTGCCTGGCCGGGTTCCATACACCAGACCAGAGACATACGTTCATTCTTCATAGGCAATAAAGCAACCGGTCCATTCGGAGTAAAACGTTCAAAGGCCCGCCCGGAGTGGGGCTGGGCTACTGCAACATTAGCGATCACTGCAGACTGCTCAAAATCATAAACATCAGCTGTGTGTCCAAGTAATTCACAACATGTGGAAGCGCTGCCATCAGCGGCAACCAGCAACTTTGCCTGAATATCCCCGAAATTTTTCAGCGTGACAGTCACTGAATCCGGCTGTCTGTCCACAAGCTCTATCTGCTGTGGACAAAAAAGCGAAACAGATGAACACTGCCTTAAAAGCTCAGTGTAAATCCGGCCAACATCTGCTAACTCAACCACATAACCTAATGCAGAAAGACCTGCGTGTTCCGGTTCAATATCAGCCATTCCCGCATGCCCGGCATCGGAAACATGAATATGCTGAATCGGTGTGGTATAAGGAAAAATATGCTCCCAGAGATCAAACGCCTGCAGAATCCGCACCGTACCATCAGATAAAGCAATGGATCTCGCATCAAAGCCGGGATGCTCTTGCTCTGATGGGTCAAAAGCTTCGACAACTGCAATCTTCAGGCGCCCGTTAAAACGTTGATTTAACGCCAAAGCGAGCGTTGCTCCGGTCATTGCTCCACCAGAAATAACGATATCAAACAGCTGCATACAACGCCCCCGGAAATAAAATAAGAATTGACTGAATTAATGTAACGTTGGGTTTTTCTTCTGCGGTTCACGGTGAGCGCCACACTCAGCATGAATCGTCAGGACACACACTTTGACATGCTCAATCACCTGTTCAAGCAGAAGTGACTGTTCATTCAAATCATCCTCTTCATCGATTATCAGCTTACCTATCTCTTCCAGATCTCCCAATGCTTCTTTCGATCCTTCAGAAAGGGATTTGACATCCAGCCGTGCCAGCCCCAGACCGGAAATAAAGTGATTGACCCATTCAGA is drawn from Vibrio quintilis and contains these coding sequences:
- the ubiH gene encoding 2-octaprenyl-6-methoxyphenyl hydroxylase gives rise to the protein MQLFDIVISGGAMTGATLALALNQRFNGRLKIAVVEAFDPSEQEHPGFDARSIALSDGTVRILQAFDLWEHIFPYTTPIQHIHVSDAGHAGMADIEPEHAGLSALGYVVELADVGRIYTELLRQCSSVSLFCPQQIELVDRQPDSVTVTLKNFGDIQAKLLVAADGSASTCCELLGHTADVYDFEQSAVIANVAVAQPHSGRAFERFTPNGPVALLPMKNERMSLVWCMEPGQAESISSDDGFAEKLQQVFGWRLGKILRAGSRAVYPLKLTVRSRTVSHRFAVIGNAAQTLHPIAGQGFNLGIRDVATLVECLEQQQPGDVGDIAGLLKYQDRRCSDRNQTAGITSSLVSLFSNQWVPAAVSRNLGLMFFDLVPLLQQPLLKRTLGHVIR